In Candidatus Dormiibacterota bacterium, a genomic segment contains:
- a CDS encoding sensor histidine kinase, which produces MRDRLLHAMDLAAVHDWDGSKALLESMDDPIAGRFFMLVCDLEQEADSRAKHSTMLRHEVGNALTIAQANLEGLIDGVLAYTPERLNGVLASVASASAMIEEIANVPAAVPLGDVIRIETFNICSLIAAHAAAIAGLATAKNVRIVYDPCGAGRESCTSFRGDISRVGQILRNVLLNAVRYTPPGGTVEIHCDRPGSELMLIVSDTGIGIASDDVPHLFEPGYRGRNASGKGSGIGLNVVQKLLASLGGNVKVATSEGRGSAFIITLPTIPLLPAAARNEALHRARQP; this is translated from the coding sequence ATGCGCGATAGGCTCCTCCATGCGATGGATCTGGCCGCGGTACACGATTGGGATGGGTCCAAAGCTTTGCTTGAAAGCATGGACGATCCCATCGCCGGCCGCTTCTTCATGCTCGTGTGCGACTTGGAACAAGAAGCGGACTCACGCGCCAAGCACAGTACCATGCTGCGTCACGAAGTAGGCAACGCTCTGACCATCGCGCAAGCCAATCTCGAAGGCCTCATCGATGGGGTGCTCGCCTACACACCCGAGCGACTTAACGGCGTGCTCGCATCGGTTGCTTCTGCCAGCGCCATGATCGAGGAAATCGCGAACGTACCGGCGGCAGTTCCGCTAGGGGACGTCATCCGGATCGAAACGTTTAACATTTGTTCGCTGATCGCCGCGCACGCTGCAGCCATCGCCGGACTGGCGACCGCCAAGAACGTTCGGATCGTCTACGATCCGTGCGGGGCAGGCCGCGAATCCTGCACCAGCTTTCGAGGCGATATATCCCGCGTCGGCCAGATCCTGCGCAATGTGCTCCTCAATGCGGTACGCTATACGCCTCCCGGCGGCACGGTTGAAATCCACTGCGATCGACCGGGCTCCGAACTCATGCTGATCGTGAGCGATACCGGGATCGGGATCGCCAGTGACGACGTTCCGCACCTGTTCGAACCGGGGTACCGCGGCAGAAATGCATCCGGGAAGGGCTCGGGAATCGGCCTCAACGTCGTCCAGAAGCTGTTGGCCTCGCTTGGCGGCAACGTCAAGGTGGCGACCAGCGAAGGGCGCGGCTCCGCATTCATCATCACCCTGCCGACGATTCCCCTACTGCCGGCTGCCGCTCGTAACGAAGCGCTCCATCGCGCACGTCAGCCTTAA
- a CDS encoding response regulator transcription factor — translation MDVDTEEMETHILIVDDEPQIGEALGAYLEADGYTTVVRTTLADAMLALQEATPDLMLLDITLPDGSGLDILRRVQGRNIPTIMLTARADEVDRIVGLELGADDYITKPFSPREVMARVRAVMRRSVERPHALNDVDDNILRIGELTINFDAHEVRIGSALAHLTPSEFKLLEALAVNCGHALTRAQLLDKLSDDGSIFERTLDRHVNNLRRKIEPDVHDPTYIETVYGVGYKMRKA, via the coding sequence ATGGATGTAGATACCGAGGAGATGGAAACGCACATTCTGATCGTCGACGACGAGCCCCAAATCGGGGAAGCGCTTGGGGCCTATCTCGAAGCCGACGGGTACACGACGGTCGTCCGCACCACGCTCGCCGATGCGATGCTCGCGCTCCAAGAAGCAACTCCCGATCTCATGCTACTGGATATCACGCTCCCCGATGGGAGCGGCCTCGATATCTTGCGCCGCGTCCAAGGCCGCAATATTCCGACGATTATGCTCACCGCGCGCGCAGACGAAGTCGATCGTATCGTAGGGTTAGAATTGGGTGCGGACGATTACATTACGAAGCCCTTCTCGCCGCGCGAAGTCATGGCCCGCGTGCGAGCGGTCATGCGTCGCTCCGTCGAGCGTCCTCATGCGCTCAACGACGTCGATGATAACATCCTGCGAATCGGCGAACTCACGATTAATTTCGACGCGCACGAAGTTCGCATCGGATCCGCGCTCGCGCATCTCACACCTTCGGAGTTCAAGCTGCTCGAAGCGCTCGCGGTCAACTGCGGCCACGCTCTCACCCGAGCCCAGCTTCTCGACAAGCTCAGCGACGACGGCTCGATTTTCGAACGCACGCTCGATCGTCACGTCAACAATCTGCGCCGTAAAATCGAGCCCGACGTGCACGACCCGACGTATATAGAAACGGTGTACGGCGTCGGCTATAAAATGAGGAAGGCCTGA